From Thermococcus sp.:
TGTCCCGGAGGGAATGGTTAAGGAGTTCAACCTTCCAGAGAGAAAGAGCGAATACGAGGTCTTCACGGAGCTCAACCGGGTTTTGAGCAAAAACAAGACCGTCCTTGAGATGCCGAGCTTTTTGGGGGCTGGAACGTACTTCCACTACGTCCCGGCCCATGTAAAGTACATCATCGAGAGGAGCGAGTTTCTGACCGCTTACACCCCCTACCAGCCCGAGATAAGCCAGGGAATGCTCCAGGCTCTCTTTGAGTACCAGAGCATGATGGCCGAGCTTTACGGCCTCCCTATCGTGAACTCCTCCATGTACGACTGGGGAACGGCAATAGCGGAAGCCGCTTTAATGACGGCCAGACTTCACAGGGGGAAGAGAAAGCGCTTCCTGATCCCGAAGGCACTAAGCCCGGAGAAGAAAGCCGTCATAAGGACGTATACAAGAGGAGCGGGCCTTGAGATAGTTGAGATTCCCTGGAACGAGAAGGGTCAGCTCGACCTCGAAAAGCTTACTGGGGACGTGAAGGATTCTGCTGGAGTTTACATCGAGATGAGCAACTTCTTTGGTCTCATTGAGGAGAACGTTAGAGAAATCGGAGAAATAGCCCACGAGGCAGGGGCTTACTTCGTCGTTGGAGCAGACCCAACGATGCTGGGGGTCTTTGAGGCTCCGGGAGAGCTGGGCGCTGATATAGCCGTTGGTGAGGCATCTTACCTCGGAAGCCCGATGAACTTCGGCGGGCCGAGGGCGGGCGTCTTCGCGGTGAGGAACGACAGGAAGCTGATAAGACAGATGCCGGGAAGGATAATTGGAATGACCAAAGATGCAGACGGAAAGAGGGCATTCGTTATGACCCTCCAGACGAGGGAGCAACACATAAGGCGCGCTAAGGCCACATCAAACATCTGTTCCAATGAGGCTCTCGTTGCAGTTGCAGCCGCCATCCACCTCGCAACGCTCGGGCCGAAAGGGCTGAAGGAACTCGGGGAGATCATCCTCAAGAACACGGCCTACCTCAGGAAGCGCCTCTCAGAGATCGGTGAGATTCCCTTCGATGGCCTTTACTTCAAAGACGTTCCCGTTAAGTTCGAGATTCCCTACAGCATAATCCACGAGAGGCTCCTTGAGGTGGGCATACACGGTGGCTACTACCTCGGAAAGCACTTCCCTGAGTTGGGCGAGACGGCGCTCTTTTCAGCAACTGAAACGACGAGGAAAGAGTGGGTTGATAGACTGGTTGAAGCCCTTAGGGAGGTGTCCTAATGCCCGTTGAGGCCGTGTACGAGGGTGGTGTTATAAAGCCTCTGAGACCACTGAAGCTGAAGGACGGCCAGAAGGTTAGGATTGAAATTGAGAGGGACTTCATAGAGGCGAGCTTTGGAATCGTGAAGTCCACGGTGGCCCTAAAAGAGCTGGAGGAAGCTTACAATGAGTACCTCCTTGAGAGAGCGAGTGCTCGTTGACAGCAACGTGATAGTGAAGCTCCTCAGGGGCAACGAGGCCGTCAAAAAAGCACTAACGGAACTCAGAGCGGAGTATCAGCTGGTGATAAACCCGATAGTCTTCAGTGAGGTCGCATACCAGCTTATAGTGGCCAAATACCTGGAGAAGAAGGGCAGATACTCCTCCTACGACGTAAAAAGGGAGCTAAAACGGGATGAAAGCCTGCTGGAGTACTACCGGGCGTTCTACGCAAACTTCATAGAAATGGGTCTCGAGCAGGGCCTTAGAATACTCGAGGTTGATGATGAAACCGTGGAAATCGCCAACAAAGTCATTGAGGAGAAGAAGCTTCTTCCAAACGATGCTCTAATCCTCGCGACGGCTTTGAAGTTTGGGATTAGGAAAATCGTCACGCTCAACGGAGATTTTGATGTTGGCTTGGTTGAGGTTGTGAAACCCGGAGGTGAATGATATGTTCCGCCAGGCCAAATGGGACGAACCACTCATATTTGAGCTCTCACGCTCCGGAAGGATTGGTTACACCCTTCCAAAGCCGATTGAAGATGTTGAGGTTGAAATTCCCGAAAAGCTGAGGAGAAAAAGCCCGCTCGACCTCCCTGAGCTGAGCGAGCCCGAAATAGTCAAGCACTATACAAGGCTGAGCGAGATGAACTACGGCGTTGACTCCGGAATTTATCCGCTCGGATCATGTACCATGAAATACAACCCGAAGATAAACGAGGAGATAGCCTCCCACCCGGGCGTGGCTTACATCCATCCCTACCAGGACGAGAGGACCGTTCAGGGAGCACTAAAGATAATGTGGGAGCTGGAGGGATGGCTGAAGGAGATAACTGGCATGGACCGCTTCACCCTCCAGCCGGCTGCCGGAGCGAACGGAGAATTTACCGGCGTTTCGATAATCCGCGCCTACCACCTCGACCGCGGAGAGACCCAGAGGGACGAGATGCTGGTTCCGGATTCAGCGCACGGGACGAATCCGGCAAGTGCAGCAATGGCGGGCTTCAAGGTTATAGAGATACCATCCAACGAGAACGGGACCGTTGACCTTGAAGCCCTTGAGAACGCTGTCGGTGAAAGAACCGCTGGCCTAATGCTCACCAACCCGAACACCCTCGGAATCTTCGAGGACGAGATTCTTGAGATAGCCAAAATAGTCCACAAGGCTGGTGGTTTGCTCTACTACGACGGAGCGAACCTCAATGCGGTTCTTGGAAAGGTCAGGCCAGGTGATATGGGCTTTGACGTGGTTCACCTCAACCTCCACAAGACCTTCTCAACGCCCCATGGTGGCGGTGGTCCTGGAAGCGGGCCCGTCGGCGTCAAGGCCTTCCTGAAGGACTACCTCCCCGTTCCGCTCGTTAGCTATGATGAGGAAAACGACCGCTACTACCTCGACTACGACGTGCCCAAGAGCATCGGTAAGGTGAAGGAACTTTACGGGAACTTTGCGGTTCTCGTGAGGGCTTTGACATACCTCAAGATAATGGGCAGGGATGGCCTGAGAGAGGTCAGCGAGGTTGCTGTCCTAAACGCCAACTACATCACCCAGAAGCTTAAGGGAACGAGAGGCTACGAGTTGCCGGGCAAAGAACTGAGGAAGCACGAGACGGTCTTTTCAGCCGAACCCATGAAAAAGGAGACTGGAGTCAAGGCCCTTGACGTTGCCAAGAGGCTCCTCGACTTCGGAATGCACGCTCCGACGATTTACTTCCCGCTGATAGTGCACGAGGCTTTGATGATAGAGCCAACAGAGACCGTGAGCAGGGAAGAGTTGGATGCCTACGTCGAGGCCCTCAAGAGGATAAGCGAGGAAGCCTACAGCAACCCTGAGATAGTCAAGAGTGCGCCCCACAGCACCGCCGTTAGGAGGGTTGACGACGTTTTAGCTGCGAAGAAGCCGGTAATCAGCTGGCGCATGTACAGGGAACTCAGGGCGAAGGGCGAAGTTGATTACTGAGCCTTTTCCTTTTTTGGGGTCGGCCAGTGCCAGTCTCATCACCCCTCAGACCGGTAAACGCTCGTCATTCCCCTTCCTTACTCCACGTATTCTTTTTAATACCTTTGCACAACTCCCATCGGCCGATGACGAGCGTTAGCCACGCTGAACGGTGAGGAGAAGAGGGTTAGCCGAGGCCAAACGTTTTAAATTGCCTTCATACTTTTACGGTGGTGAAATGAATTTGGAGGAGTTCTACAGGCACTTCAGGTGGTGGATGGAGCCGGGTGATAAGAGAGCAGTTGAGAGATTTCACGCCATAGAGGAGTTCTTTAGAGGCTTTGAGAAGGCCTCAAGCGTCCTTGACCTCTGTGCCGGAACCGGTATAGCGGGAGCTGCCGCGGCTAAGTCTCTTTCGGCATCAAAGCTAACACTCGTGGAGATGAGGGAAGAGGACGTCAGAAAGGTCACCACTTGGCTTAAAATTGCCGGAATAGAGCCAGAACTCAAGGTCATAACCGGAGACGTCCTGGAGCTTCCATCACTCGCCGAAAAGCATGACGTTGCCATTCTCTTCGGCCACAGCATGCCTCACTTCGACCCGTTTCAGGCGGTTAGGCTCTTCGCCGGAGTTGCCTTAGTCCTCGGTGAAGATGGAAGGTTTTTCATCGAGGAGACGGACAGGATTTACCGCTTCCTCTACCGCTCGGTTTATCAGCCGTTTCGGGTCGAGGCCAGAGGCGAAGGCTACTCCATAATCTCGCTCTACGAGGGCTACGACGTTGAGCGGGGCATGGAGAGGCGTGGGTATTACAGGCTTCCGGGCTTCGAGAAAGTCACGGAGATGGAGCTCAGACCCTGGGATACGGCATCACTGCTCGCCATTGGGAGGGTCTTTTTTAGAAGAGGGGGGATGATAAAAAGGGAAGAGCACGGCATAACCGGGGTCTCGGACGTTATACTCCTTTCAAAACCAAGAAAGAAAATTGCTGGAGAACTCTACAGCCAGTTCTGAATTCCAGAGTTTCACGGGGCTTTATATCCTTTGGGCGCGTAGTGTATAGTGGTGAAGTTGATGAGGGCCATTGAAGTTAGGGGCCTGAGGAAGAGCTACGGTGACTTCATTGCGCTCAGGGGAATAAACCTCGACGTCGATGAGGGTGAGGTGTTTGCACTCCTCGGGCCCAACGGTGCCGGAAAAACAACGCTCATAAGGATCCTCGCAGAGGGACTCTCCTATGACTCGGGCGAGATAAGGGTCTTTGGGGAACCCCTCTCAAAGAAGACTGCCCGTCTCATCGGCTACGCCCCCCAGGAGAGTTTAGCCTACGACGACCTTACAGTCAGGGAAAACCTTGAGTTCTACGCCGACCTCTACGACGTCCCGGGAAAGAGGGTGGACGAGCTCATCGAGAGGTTTAAGCTCCCGGCCAAGAAGAAGGCGAAGGAGCTGAGCGGCGGCTTCAAAAAGAGGCTGAACCTCGCGGTTGCCCTCCTCTACGACCCGAAAATACTGGTTCTCGACGAGCCTTCAACCGGCTTAGATGTGCCCTCCAGAAGGGAGCTGTGGGAGCTTATAAAGGAGTTTAGAGAGGAGGGAAAAACTGTTCTGCTGGCAACCCACTACATGGAGGAGGCCGAAGCTTTGGCCGACAGGGTGGCGATAATGAACGAGGGGCAGGTGATAGCGGTCGGAACCCCCGANNNNNNNNNNTTATCCACGTCGAGGGAATTCTCAGGGGAACCGAGACAATCCTCAGGGAGTTCAGGGCGATAGAGAGGGAAAACGTTCTCAGGGTCTCCGTTGAGGATGCAAGAAGGGCACTGCCTAAAGTAGTCGAGGCCCTCGTGGA
This genomic window contains:
- the gcvPB gene encoding aminomethyl-transferring glycine dehydrogenase subunit GcvPB, with amino-acid sequence MFRQAKWDEPLIFELSRSGRIGYTLPKPIEDVEVEIPEKLRRKSPLDLPELSEPEIVKHYTRLSEMNYGVDSGIYPLGSCTMKYNPKINEEIASHPGVAYIHPYQDERTVQGALKIMWELEGWLKEITGMDRFTLQPAAGANGEFTGVSIIRAYHLDRGETQRDEMLVPDSAHGTNPASAAMAGFKVIEIPSNENGTVDLEALENAVGERTAGLMLTNPNTLGIFEDEILEIAKIVHKAGGLLYYDGANLNAVLGKVRPGDMGFDVVHLNLHKTFSTPHGGGGPGSGPVGVKAFLKDYLPVPLVSYDEENDRYYLDYDVPKSIGKVKELYGNFAVLVRALTYLKIMGRDGLREVSEVAVLNANYITQKLKGTRGYELPGKELRKHETVFSAEPMKKETGVKALDVAKRLLDFGMHAPTIYFPLIVHEALMIEPTETVSREELDAYVEALKRISEEAYSNPEIVKSAPHSTAVRRVDDVLAAKKPVISWRMYRELRAKGEVDY
- the gcvPA gene encoding aminomethyl-transferring glycine dehydrogenase subunit GcvPA, coding for MGKHYLPNIAQKEEMLREIGFSSIDELFSDVPEGMVKEFNLPERKSEYEVFTELNRVLSKNKTVLEMPSFLGAGTYFHYVPAHVKYIIERSEFLTAYTPYQPEISQGMLQALFEYQSMMAELYGLPIVNSSMYDWGTAIAEAALMTARLHRGKRKRFLIPKALSPEKKAVIRTYTRGAGLEIVEIPWNEKGQLDLEKLTGDVKDSAGVYIEMSNFFGLIEENVREIGEIAHEAGAYFVVGADPTMLGVFEAPGELGADIAVGEASYLGSPMNFGGPRAGVFAVRNDRKLIRQMPGRIIGMTKDADGKRAFVMTLQTREQHIRRAKATSNICSNEALVAVAAAIHLATLGPKGLKELGEIILKNTAYLRKRLSEIGEIPFDGLYFKDVPVKFEIPYSIIHERLLEVGIHGGYYLGKHFPELGETALFSATETTRKEWVDRLVEALREVS
- a CDS encoding type II toxin-antitoxin system VapC family toxin, translated to MLVDSNVIVKLLRGNEAVKKALTELRAEYQLVINPIVFSEVAYQLIVAKYLEKKGRYSSYDVKRELKRDESLLEYYRAFYANFIEMGLEQGLRILEVDDETVEIANKVIEEKKLLPNDALILATALKFGIRKIVTLNGDFDVGLVEVVKPGGE
- a CDS encoding methyltransferase domain-containing protein, whose amino-acid sequence is MNLEEFYRHFRWWMEPGDKRAVERFHAIEEFFRGFEKASSVLDLCAGTGIAGAAAAKSLSASKLTLVEMREEDVRKVTTWLKIAGIEPELKVITGDVLELPSLAEKHDVAILFGHSMPHFDPFQAVRLFAGVALVLGEDGRFFIEETDRIYRFLYRSVYQPFRVEARGEGYSIISLYEGYDVERGMERRGYYRLPGFEKVTEMELRPWDTASLLAIGRVFFRRGGMIKREEHGITGVSDVILLSKPRKKIAGELYSQF
- a CDS encoding antitoxin family protein, with translation MPVEAVYEGGVIKPLRPLKLKDGQKVRIEIERDFIEASFGIVKSTVALKELEEAYNEYLLERASAR
- a CDS encoding DUF4162 domain-containing protein, translated to IHVEGILRGTETILREFRAIERENVLRVSVEDARRALPKVVEALVEGGSEIRSIRIEEPTLEDVFLKLTGRGLE